In the Hemitrygon akajei chromosome 7, sHemAka1.3, whole genome shotgun sequence genome, one interval contains:
- the LOC140730629 gene encoding beta-soluble NSF attachment protein isoform X1, whose translation MDNSGKEKEAMQLMADAEKKVKSSHSFLGGLFGGNSRIEEACEMFARAANMFKMAKNWSAAGNAFCQSAKLHLQLQSKHDAATSFVDAGNAYKKADPQEAINCLNAAIDIYTDMGRFTIAAKHHITIAEIYESELVDIEKAVAHYEQAADYYKGEESNSSANKCLLKVAAYAAQLEQYQKAIEIYEQVGTNTMDNPLLKYSAKEYFFKAALCHFIVDELNAKLALEKYEEMFPAFSDSRECKLLKKLLEAHEEQNGEAYTEAVKEFDSISRLDQWLTTMLLRIKKSIHGEGDLK comes from the exons ATGGATAATTCTGGCAAAGAGAAAGAAGCCATGCAGCTGATGGCCGATGCTGAGAAGAAGGTGAAATCGTCGCATTCGTTCTTAGGAGGCTTGTTTGG AGGGAACTCAAGAATAGAAGAAGCATGTGAAATGTTTGCAAGAGCTGCAAACATGTTCAAGATGGCTAAAAACTGGAGTG CTGCAGGGAATGCATTTTGCCAGTCAGCCAAGCTCCACCTGCAGCTGCAGAGCAAACACGATGCTGCCACCAGTTTTGTGGATGCAGGGAATGCGTACAAGAAAGCAGATCCACAAG AGGCCATCAACTGCTTAAATGCAGCCATCGATATATACACAGATATG GGGAGATTCACGATTGCAGCAAAACACCACATTACAATTGCAGAAATTTATGAATCTGAGCTGGTAGATATTGAAAAG GCTGTTGCTCATTATGAACAAGCTGCAGattattacaaaggagaagaatCAAACAG TTCGGCTAACAAGTGTCTTTTGAAAGTGGCTGCATATGCTGCACAACTGGAGCAGTATCAGAAGGCAATAGAAATTTATGAGCAG GTTGGGACCAACACAATGGACAATCCATTGCTGAAGTATAGTGCAAAGGAATATTTCTTCAAGGCTGCACTGTGCCATTTTATTGTTGATGAGCTGAATGCCAAG cTTGCTTTAGAGAAGTATGAagaaatgtttccagcattttcagactCGCGGGAATGCAAACTTTTAAAG AAATTGCTTGAAGCACATGAAGAACAGAATGGTGAAGCGTACACTGAAGCA GTGAAGGAATTTGATTCCATATCAAGGCTGGACCAATGGCTTACAACAATGTTACTGCGCATCAAAAAATCCATCCACGGAGAAGGAGACCTGAAGTGA
- the LOC140730629 gene encoding beta-soluble NSF attachment protein isoform X2: MFARAANMFKMAKNWSAAGNAFCQSAKLHLQLQSKHDAATSFVDAGNAYKKADPQEAINCLNAAIDIYTDMGRFTIAAKHHITIAEIYESELVDIEKAVAHYEQAADYYKGEESNSSANKCLLKVAAYAAQLEQYQKAIEIYEQVGTNTMDNPLLKYSAKEYFFKAALCHFIVDELNAKLALEKYEEMFPAFSDSRECKLLKKLLEAHEEQNGEAYTEAVKEFDSISRLDQWLTTMLLRIKKSIHGEGDLK, from the exons ATGTTTGCAAGAGCTGCAAACATGTTCAAGATGGCTAAAAACTGGAGTG CTGCAGGGAATGCATTTTGCCAGTCAGCCAAGCTCCACCTGCAGCTGCAGAGCAAACACGATGCTGCCACCAGTTTTGTGGATGCAGGGAATGCGTACAAGAAAGCAGATCCACAAG AGGCCATCAACTGCTTAAATGCAGCCATCGATATATACACAGATATG GGGAGATTCACGATTGCAGCAAAACACCACATTACAATTGCAGAAATTTATGAATCTGAGCTGGTAGATATTGAAAAG GCTGTTGCTCATTATGAACAAGCTGCAGattattacaaaggagaagaatCAAACAG TTCGGCTAACAAGTGTCTTTTGAAAGTGGCTGCATATGCTGCACAACTGGAGCAGTATCAGAAGGCAATAGAAATTTATGAGCAG GTTGGGACCAACACAATGGACAATCCATTGCTGAAGTATAGTGCAAAGGAATATTTCTTCAAGGCTGCACTGTGCCATTTTATTGTTGATGAGCTGAATGCCAAG cTTGCTTTAGAGAAGTATGAagaaatgtttccagcattttcagactCGCGGGAATGCAAACTTTTAAAG AAATTGCTTGAAGCACATGAAGAACAGAATGGTGAAGCGTACACTGAAGCA GTGAAGGAATTTGATTCCATATCAAGGCTGGACCAATGGCTTACAACAATGTTACTGCGCATCAAAAAATCCATCCACGGAGAAGGAGACCTGAAGTGA